AACGGGCTGGAACTCTACGACCTCGCCGATCTCCGCGCCGTCATCGGTTTCCTCACCTCGGACGAGGGCAAGGACGCCCTCGCCTCCCTGGGCGGCCTGTCCCGGGCCACGGCCGGGGTCATCCTGCGCGAACTCGTGACCCTCGAGGCGCAGGGCATGGATGCGTTCTTCGGGGAGCCGGAGTTCGACACGGCCGACCTCCTGCGGACCGCCCCGGACGGCCGCGGCGTCATCACCGCGCTGGAGCTCGTCAGCGTGCTGCAGAAGCCGCGGCTGTTCTCCACCTTCCTGATGTGGCTGCTCGCCGACCTCTTCGCCGAACTGCCCGAGGTGGGGGACGCGGACCGGCCGCGCCTCGTGTTCTTCCTCGACGAGGCGCACCTGCTCTTCAGCGGCTCCTCGAAGGCCTTCCGCGAGTCCATCCAGACCACCGTGCGGCTCATCCGGTCCAAGGGCGTGGGCATCTTCTTCATCACGCAGACCCCGAAGGACGTCCCCGGCGAGGTCCTCGGGCAGCTGGCCAACCGGATCCAGCACGCGCTGCGGGCCTTCACGCCCGACGACGCCAAGGCCCTGCGCGCCACCGTCTCCACCTTCCCCATGAGCGCCTACCATCTCGAGGAGGTCCTGACCTCGGCCGGCATCGGCGAGGCCGTGGTCACGGTGATGAACGAGCACGGCGCCCCCACGCCGGTCGCGTGGACACGGCTCCGCTCCCCCGAGTCCGTGATGGGCCGGGCGCCCGAGGGGACGGTGCCCGCCGTCGTCGCCGCCTCGCCCCTCCTGGCCCGGTACAGCCGGACCGTCGACAGCCATTCCGCGTTCGAGAAGCTGGCCGGGCGGTCCGACGGCGCCCCGGCCGGCCCCGGTGGATCCGGTGCGGATGCCCCGGCGGCCGGCAAGCAGCCCACCCGGCCGTCACGCGAGGCGGGCGATGCCGAGGCACGCCGCATCGAGGAGGACATCCTCGGCCTGCCGCCGCGTCCGGCGCCGGAGCGTGCCGACCGCCCGGCCGGGTACGGCAGGCCTGAAACGCGCAGCACGGGTGGTACGCGCAGCAGGGACGGCACGGGGGACGGGACGACGGCGGGCCGCGGCCCCGACCGGAACGAGATGGCCGATCTCGCGCTGAAGGCCGCCGGGGTCCTCGGCAAGGAGCTGGCCCGCGGCATGTTCGGGACGAAACGCCGCAGGCGCCTGTGGTAGGAAGGCTGCACGTGCCGGCCGCGGCGTCCGAAGGGACCCGCGCGGCGGTGGTGATCGAATTCGTGACGGCCGCCCTGACGGCGCTGGGGCTGGGACTGCTGATCGCCGCGCTCGTCATCCGTCTGGTGTACGGCTCGTGGACCAGGACGCAGGCCGTCACCTTCGACCACGAGGGGCACCCCTATCTCCGCTGGCACGACCACCGGTACCGGATCGTCGAGGCGCTGTGGGCCAGCGGCCTCCGGCGGCGGAAGGGTGCGGGGCCACCGCCGCTGCCCGCGGGCGAGGACGTCACCGTCTTCTACCAGGCCCGGAACCCCGCCCAGTGGTCCCTGGAGCAGCCGTACCGGGGCACCCGGGCGCTCGCCGTCGTCGGGCTCGTGTGCGCCGTGCTCGGAACGCTCCTGGGTTTCCTGCCCGGCTGAACCCGCGCAGCCGGTACCGTTGAGGGGTGCAAACCACTCCTGTCGTGAAGGTGCTCGCGGGCTGGCTGCTCGTCCTCATGCTGGTCGGCACGGCCTTCTTCGCGACCGTCTCCCTCCTCAACCGGCAGCTGTACAGCCCGGAGCACCAGGTGGGCCTGTACCTCGACGCGCTGCGTGACGGCGACGGCGGCAAGGCCCTGGGACTGCTCGCCGCCTCGGTCCCGGAGGGCGCCAACCCCGCGCTGCTGGACGGGGAGCCCCTGGAGCAGGCGACCGCGTCGCTCGAGGACGTCACCGTCGGCGACGCCCGCGAGGCCGGCGCGGACCGCGTCGAGGTCGCCGTGACGTACACGCTCGACGGCGTGGAGGCGACCACGGCGTTCACCCTCCAGCGGACCGGCACCGAGTGGGGGCTGTTCAACGTGTGGCAGTTCGAGCCGGGCGTCCTGCCGACCGTCGAGGTGTCGGTGGTCAACAGCGTGGAGGCCACCGTGAACGGTCTCGCCGTCGGGCTGCCGGACGGCAAGGCGTCCCTCGCGTCCTTCTACCCGGCCGCGGTCACGGCGCAGTACGAGGGGAAGTACTTCCAGGCGCCGGAGGGGCACGCGGCGGTCACCGGCCGGGAGGCGCCGCCGCCCCTGGCCCTCGCCACGGAGGCGACGCCGGAACTGACCCGGGCCGTCGACGACCAGCTGCACGCCTTCCTGGACGACTGTGCGCGGCAGACCGTCTTCCAGCCGACGAACTGCCCCTTCAACTACCTCACCAACGAGCGGCTGGCCGGGGACATCGCCTGGTCCATCGAGGAGTACCCGCAGGCGTCCATCACCGCGGGCGACGGCGGCTGGCTGCTGGCGCCGCTGCGCGGGTCCGCCCGCATCGACACGCAGCTCCGGGACTTCTTCTCGGGCGCGGTCCGGGACGTGGCGGAGCCCGTCCCCTTCGAGTTCGACGCCGACCTCACGGTGAGCGGGGACACCGTCACCGTCACGCCCGTCGTGCGCTACTAGGCCCGCTCCCGCATCACGGGATGAGGTGCTCGGCGCGGTAGCGGTCGAACAGGGTGGTGAAGGCGTCCGGCGTCCGGCGGTACCCGGTGAATCCGGCCGCGCGGCTCTTGCCCATGTCGGTGACCACCTCGATGTCCCGTCCGAGGTCGCCGTCGGTGTGCCACCAGGAGGCCATCCTGTCCAGCCGCGGCTCCACGAGGCCGTGGCGTTCCGCGAGCGCGGCCCACTGCCCGTCCCGGCCGGCCATCGCCTGCTCGAGCGGTCGCGGCGCCCCGCTGTACCCTTCCCACTCGACGCCGAAGTAGGCGGCGAGCCGCGGCCACATCCAGCGCCACCGGAAGACGTCGCCGTTGACGATGTTGAAGGCCTCGTCCGCGGCGGCGGGAGCCGTCGCGGCCCACACCATGTGCTCGGCGAGGAGCCCGGCATCGGTCATGTCGGTGAGTCCGTTCCACTGCGTCTCCGACCCGGGGAAGACGAACGGTTCGCCCGCCTCCCGGCAGAGGGTGGCCTGGGTGGCGAGCGTCAGCCCCATGTTCATGGCGTTGCCCACCGCATGGCCGATCACCGTGTGCGCGCGGTGGACCGACCACGTGAAGCCCTGCTCCGCGGCCGCCGCGAACAGCTCGTCCTCCTGCGCGTAGTAGAAGTTCCGCACCGGCAGGCGCGGTTCCTCCTCGTGGAACGGCGTGTCCGGCATCTGTCCGGCCGCGTAGGCCTCGAACGGCCCGAGGTAGTGCTTCAGCCCGGTCATGAGGGCCACGTGGGCCACGTCCTTCCCGCGCAGGGCGAGCAGCAGGTCCCGCAGCATGCCCGCATTGACCTCGATGTTCGCCTCCTCGGTGTCCTGCCGGGACCAGGCGGTGAAGAACACGTGGGTGGGGCGCTCGTCCGCGAGGGCGGCGGACACGGCGTCGGCGGACGTCAGGTCCGCCGACAGCCAGCGGACCCCGTCCCGCTCGGGGCCCGGCCTGCGGGAGAGCGCCAGGACCGCCCAGCCCTCCGAGGTGAGCCGCTCGACGAGCGCCGACCCGGCGATGCCCGTGGCCCCCACCACGAGGGCCGTCCGCTGTGCCTGTCCTGCCGGTCCGTTGCCGTTCGTCACGCTGTACTCCTCGTCGTGGTGCTGCCGGACGTGCCGCGGTCCCCTGCCGGGAGGGTCAGTCCAGGCCGCGCAGGTCGAGCGTCAGGGCGGTGTCGCCGTCGGCGGTGACCGAGACCGGGATGCCCCAGTCCTGCTGGTACAGATGGCATGCCGCGTGGTCGGGGATCTCCCCGCCCGGCTCGCCGTCGCAGGACGCCGCGCGGGCCGTGATGTGCAGGACGCCGTCGCCCGCCTCCGGGGAGAGGACGAGTTCCCGCGTCAGGCCGGTGGACGTACCGCCGCCGGAGACCAGGAGGGACTCCGGGGAGGCGCTGATCTTGAGCTGCGTGGGGTCGCCCCAGCGGTCGTCGAGCTTCTGGCCCCTGGGCGCGGTGAAGCGGACGGTCAGCGCGATGGGCCCGGCGGCCATGGGCGTCTTCGGACGCTGGGTCCGGGACGCGCCCTCGTCGACGGCGAGCGCCTCCTTGGGCAGCGGTACGCGGACCAGCTGGTGCCGGTTGGTCTCGACGACGATCAGCAGCGGGTCCCCGCCGTCGGCCACGGGTGTCATGTCCACGAGCACGTCGGACGGTTCGGACAGGCCGCGCAGCAGCGTGGAGACCTGGCGTGTGGCCGGGTCGTAGCGGCGGACGGCGCCGTTGTAGGTGTCCGCGATGGCGATGGAGCCGTCGGGCAGGGCCGTGACACCGAGCGGGTGCTGCAGGCGCGCCTGGTCGGCGTCGCCGTCGCGGAACCCGAAGTCGAACAGGCCGGTCCCGACCGCCGTCTGCACCTGCACGCGCCTGCGCCCGTCGATCTCGATGAAGGACAGGATGCGCACCGAGGACGTCTCGGAGTCGGCGATCCAGATGCTGCCGTGTGCATCCTCGGCGAGGCCGGAGGACTGGGCGAACCAGGCCGCGGACGCGTCGCCGTCGAGCAGTCCCTCGAGTCCGGTGCCGGCGAGGACCTCGACGGCGTGGCTGCGGGGGTCGTAGCTGAAGATCTGGTGCGTGCCGGCCATGGCGATCACCACGCGGTCGAGCACGGACGAGTAGAGCACGT
This genomic interval from Arthrobacter agilis contains the following:
- a CDS encoding helicase HerA-like domain-containing protein translates to MAEHDSAAQVADITAGYVFEGPTLHLGAALVDGTLHADAQVRLPLAMMNRHGLIAGATGTGKTVTLQVLAEQLSAQGVPVFLSDIKGDLTGLAAPGTASDRLAKRTASVGQDWTPTGFPVEFLTLGAGDGIPVRATISSFGPLLLSRVMDLNETQESSLQLVFHYADRNGLELYDLADLRAVIGFLTSDEGKDALASLGGLSRATAGVILRELVTLEAQGMDAFFGEPEFDTADLLRTAPDGRGVITALELVSVLQKPRLFSTFLMWLLADLFAELPEVGDADRPRLVFFLDEAHLLFSGSSKAFRESIQTTVRLIRSKGVGIFFITQTPKDVPGEVLGQLANRIQHALRAFTPDDAKALRATVSTFPMSAYHLEEVLTSAGIGEAVVTVMNEHGAPTPVAWTRLRSPESVMGRAPEGTVPAVVAASPLLARYSRTVDSHSAFEKLAGRSDGAPAGPGGSGADAPAAGKQPTRPSREAGDAEARRIEEDILGLPPRPAPERADRPAGYGRPETRSTGGTRSRDGTGDGTTAGRGPDRNEMADLALKAAGVLGKELARGMFGTKRRRRLW
- a CDS encoding DUF3592 domain-containing protein; amino-acid sequence: MPAAASEGTRAAVVIEFVTAALTALGLGLLIAALVIRLVYGSWTRTQAVTFDHEGHPYLRWHDHRYRIVEALWASGLRRRKGAGPPPLPAGEDVTVFYQARNPAQWSLEQPYRGTRALAVVGLVCAVLGTLLGFLPG
- a CDS encoding SDR family oxidoreductase, with protein sequence MTNGNGPAGQAQRTALVVGATGIAGSALVERLTSEGWAVLALSRRPGPERDGVRWLSADLTSADAVSAALADERPTHVFFTAWSRQDTEEANIEVNAGMLRDLLLALRGKDVAHVALMTGLKHYLGPFEAYAAGQMPDTPFHEEEPRLPVRNFYYAQEDELFAAAAEQGFTWSVHRAHTVIGHAVGNAMNMGLTLATQATLCREAGEPFVFPGSETQWNGLTDMTDAGLLAEHMVWAATAPAAADEAFNIVNGDVFRWRWMWPRLAAYFGVEWEGYSGAPRPLEQAMAGRDGQWAALAERHGLVEPRLDRMASWWHTDGDLGRDIEVVTDMGKSRAAGFTGYRRTPDAFTTLFDRYRAEHLIP